In Drosophila miranda strain MSH22 chromosome XR, D.miranda_PacBio2.1, whole genome shotgun sequence, the genomic window ATTCTCTTTCAGCAATTGGTATCCATTTTGGGGTATCTCCTGGTGGGATGTGCTGTTCTCTCCGAGGCCAGCTTTGTTCCTGCCACTACTCTGGGAGTTCCCGCTGCAGTGGCTCCCGCACTGGTGCCACCTCCCACCAGCTATCAGTTTGTGGCACGCAATTGGAATCGTTTCTATGTGCCAACATCCACTGGTGTGGCCACCTATCACCCACCAGCCACAACGTACTACAAGTACAGTGGTGGCTATCCAGCGTATCCAGCATATCCTTCTGTCTATCCATCGGCCTATCCCTCGGTCTATCCTGCGGCATATccctatggctatggctattaCCCCAACTATAATTATGGCCATGGCTACAAGAGTGTCTGGTGATCATCGAGGAAgcattcattgataatattgTGATAATATTCAACACCAAATCAACGTATTATAATACAAATATACGAGTATAACCCATCTATTACACACCATACGAGTGATGACTGTACTGTTGGGCAAGGGCCAGAAAGCCGCGACCAAACCAAAGGCAAACGTGGGCCTGCTCTTGACACCATTGTGGAATGTGGTTAACCATTTTGTACTTTTATTTGTTACGGGGAAAATCTATGAAATGGAAATGAGTTTTACCAGGTTAAAAGAAGAATGCGCCTGGAGCAATCAATCGTGTGGGCTGGATCTGGAATCGAGAAGCTGGAAATGGTGGAGCATTCAGAGCAGCAACTCCCGCAGGACCAGCGGCCAGGAGACGTCCGGCAGCAGGCGGACCGAAGGCGGCATTGAACTGATTGAAGTAATCCAAACGCTGACTGCTAGAGACAGCCAAAGGAGCAGCACCCAGAGGAGCATTAAccaaaggagcagcagcaccaaaTGGAGCCCCAGGAAAAGCAGCGGCTCCAAAGGGGACACCAACAAAGGAAGCGGCGCTACCAAAAGGACCACCAAACGGTCCATTTGTGTAGGCAGCAaagggagcagcagcagatccaGGAAACACGCCAAACGAAGAGCCAGACGCTGCGGGAAACACTGCAGGACCCACGGCTGGCATCGCTCCGGCACAGGCCAACATCAAACCCAGCGACAGAATCACCAACTGTGGAGGCACAGAACGAAGCCTTTAAGTTCTAGCCGGGGGATTCCGATGACAAAATCCCACTCACCATTTGCTGCATTTTGATTTACTTCTGCGTCTGTGAGCACGAACTGACTTATGTCTGGGACTCAATCGATGGCTCGGTTTTATAGTTGGCCAGAGCTTCAGACCGAGAAGGAGACCAGAGAGCTGGCTAATTGCCGCTCCAAATTGTCACACATTTGGCTACGAAAATGGGCCCAAAATTACATACATGCCCTGGCAAAGAGGTAACAAAATTTGCATACGATCTGATATGGCTATACGTGTTGTGTTACGACATTCGGATGTGGCTTTGCACAGATATTGGGGTTTGTGGGTGAAAGATATGGTGTGAAAAGTGGGAGAATTATCAGAAAGATGTGAAAAGAGATTTTTCATTCTTTCCTGAATCAATCAGAATATTATGTAAATGCTAAATAACTAGCAGACCCGGCAGAGCATTTGCCACAGCACTATTGCCGTGAACTATTCGGATTCATGAATGAATAATGAGCGCATGATTTCAGGAACAGGTTTGAATCTGGATCTGTGCCAATGAGCAAGCCATTCAACGGTTCCGGAGGTGTCTCAATTATAGCTAGCTGTACTTTTTCCCGATGAGTTATGCCACGTTGTGACTTAGTTTAAATTTAAGCGCATGAAAATGTGAACATTCCTGGTCCACAGCACAAATCATTAATTTTGGATGAGCGGAATATTCAATATCTGGTTCGTACTCGAATGCGAGACGAAGAAAAGAAGCGGGTTTCAATGCTCGATGTATTTGTTGGCGTTATCCAATCCTCCGTTCCAATTGTCTTTGTTGATTTCGTTCACCTCGTGCCATTTGTGATTGAGAATCACCCAATTGCGACATGCTCACACGCACATTTTTGGTATCTTGTTGGATTCGTTCGCATGTTCTTTCTGCTCTACCATTCCGCATGTTTCTTGCTTTATGCGTTCAACCACAAAACCCAAGGACAGGAGATTCTTCTGTATGAGATACGATGCTTTAAGCATCGCTGGAACTATGTGGATCCCTGAGGGAATTCAATGATTTGTATCTTGAGATCTTCTAGTTATTTCCACAGCAACGAAAAATGCAAAGGAACTTGAAAAGTACCAGGAACTATTAGAAAGATACTACGAGAATATTTGATACTCTTTCGTTTCTTCTAAGAGAATTATCGTAAATGGCTTCTACTCGTATAATCTTCCATACGTTtctgatagatattaataGGAATCTTCCATCATTGTAAATGTTTAACGATCCTTCAATCCTGATAGCGCTTATCTGAATGATTGTCGCGTGACATGCCATAGTGCCCCTCGGTTGGGATACGCATGTAGCAAGCGTTGGCTTCTCACCAATTCAATAGATACATTTAGACGCAGTAGAGAGgttgataataataataactaTTGTATTCGTATAATTGCATTACATATAAGTATgtattaatattaatattaatattaattaTGGTTTAGTATAATATGTACGATATAGCTGCTTAGGGGTTCCTGGGGGGAAGGACTTGCTTGATCGTTCAGTTTGTTGTCAGTTTGTTCGTTCAGTTACGTATAAATATGTGTGTAATATGTATGTAGGATatcatatattaaaaaaaccCTTCTGATGTGCCAAATCGAGTGGACATCAAACTAATTTTAGTCGTTTTTTAGTTATTTAACTAGACACTCAATCGAATCATACgatttatacatatatgtacgagtatgatGTATAGGATCGTATTATTTCTATATCCTATATGCACTTTGGATAAACTTTATACGAAGGGGAGTGGGCTAAGGGGGGTTAAAGGTTTAACGGCTAGACATTTAGCATAGGCATTTGTTTAGTTGCTTTTCGTTAGTAAATCCATCGATTTATTGATGATTAAAGTGCCTCCTCTGAGTATTCTGCAATTTGttcgctttttttttgttggagGGGGAGGGGCGTGGGGCGGTTGTTTATGGGAGGAGTAACATTAACAAACGTTTTCGTTTCTTATATACAATCTCTGGCTGGGCATGGGACATGGGACatggggcacggggcacggggcatgGGGAGTGAGCCTCAAAGCATAGTCCCTAGAGGGTAGGGAGAGACTCTAGCGAGATTACAATATTTTTGTATGGCAATTGGGAGCTTTTGACTAGATATAtagcatgtgtgtgtgtgtgtgtgtgtgtgtgcgtgtgcggaTATATCGTTACTGGCGATGCTCCTACTCCTCCCtctactcctcctcctcctcctaccACAGCACATCGTAGTCGAGGACATGCTCCGAGGAGGCAATAATCATCACCTTTACAATATCATCCACGGCACGGGTTACCCTCCACTTTTTGGGATTCCTCAGCACTTGTAATGTGGGCTTGCTTTTGGGCGGATCCTCCTTGGGCTCATGCTCATGCCAGGGACTCGTCGAAGTGGCTGTCGTCTTCATCTCCGGCAGGGAAGGCATACCTCGGCGTAGGGCATTGAGGCGCTGCTCCTGGTAGTAATTGTTGAGATTCGTTAGGTAGCAAAAGTCCGAGTCATTGACCACATCGATCTCTGCATAATTGTGACCATCGATGCTGTCCcgctctggctctcgctcCCGTTCCTGTTCCCGCTCCCtcttctgctcctgctccacGCCAAGTCCCAGACCCAAGTCTGGTCCCATCTTCGGGGCCATGGCCTGGGCAAAGAGTTGATCAAATCACATATTTTCATCGAATTTCGCAAAGTTCTCATTCTCGTTCCATTGGAATTTATTGTTCGCAGTGACTGCGGCCTCTCCATCATTGTCCTTCTGCTGGTCCTGGTCGGGTGACTTGAAGAACTCATCATCCTCGAAGGGATCCTCTTGCTTTTTGGCAAATATATTAACAGATTCCGATTTCTTGATGAGCTCCTGCCGCTGTTGCAGCTTTGTGGTGCGCATATTTTGTTTTCTGGTCAAAGCAACAGatcctccagctgctgctgtggcgCCACCTCCTCCTGCACTCGTCTGCTCCTTTTCAAAGTCAAACGAGGCCTTGGCAAAATCGTCCTCAAAGGCAGCATCATCGAACTGCGAGATCTTGACATTATCATCGAATCGCAGCTTTTGGGTTATGGGTGGCGTTGAAGTCGCCGGAGGATCCATCTCAAAGTGCTCCCTCTTCTCGCCGCCCTTCTCCGAAAAGTCATTGGAGAAGCGAAACAGAGACTTGGAGCCGCCACTGGCCACGCTGCCACCCGAGATGGGGCCCGCGGGCGTTGAATTACAGCTGGAGGCCGTGCCAGCGGGCGCTGGCGGTGGGGAGCTCTGATTGAAGTCCGATTCGAAGCCATCGTCAAAGTTAAACTTGCCACCGCCAACGCCTGCAGAGGACTCCCCGCCGCTGCCCAGCATGCCGCTGCTCATCAATCCGGCGGGCGTGCTGCTGGCATTCGATCGGGGCGTCGGTGTGGGCGTCTGCTCGTAGCTATCCACAAAGCCATAGTCACTGTTGACCCCCGGGGGGGCTACGGCACCTCCGCCGCCGCGAGAACGATTCTGCGTTGACTGCAGCTTCGACAGCGTGGGATGTCGCTCCATTTGACGGCGCTCGCTCTCCAGCATTCGCTGGTGCATCTCGTGGCGCCTGCGATTCAATCGCTCGAACTTATCCTCATCCGTAGGCGGCTCATCATCCGCATAAtcctcatcatcgtcatcgtcgtcgtcggccaCATCGTCGTcgtccacatccacatctTTGCGCTGCTGCATCTGcttctgcagctgctgctgatggctGCTCATATAATCGTAGTTATCCCGAATGCCACGCCCACTGCCGCCCACATAGCGAGGGGGTGGGGGATTCACAATCGAGgaggagccagagccagggccagggccgcCAACAGAGGCCAAGTCTTTGGCACTGCGTGCACGAGTTTTCTTGCGGAATCTAAAGGGGGATAGAATCATATGTTTTTAggccttctctctctctctctctctctctctctctgtccctgtcTTGTTACCTTCTCTCTTTTTCCCCATCGGAGGGGGTCTGTCCCAAGGCCACGGCCCGACGACTCTCCGCCAGACGTCGCTCTGTCTCGGCAGCACTTGCCGGACGCTTCCAGGACTTTTGGCCAGGCAAAGCAGGTTCTGCAAAATGGAAATAAAACGATTTTATGAGCCCCGATGAACGAAAGCTTTGGGGAAGGGACGTACCCTCGCCATCCCAGGGACTGGAGCCACTGCTCTTGCGCAGTCG contains:
- the LOC108152888 gene encoding uncharacterized protein LOC108152888; translation: MKIQLVSILGYLLVGCAVLSEASFVPATTLGVPAAVAPALVPPPTSYQFVARNWNRFYVPTSTGVATYHPPATTYYKYSGGYPAYPAYPSVYPSAYPSVYPAAYPYGYGYYPNYNYGHGYKSVW
- the LOC108150901 gene encoding cuticlin-2 codes for the protein MLACAGAMPAVGPAVFPAASGSSFGVFPGSAAAPFAAYTNGPFGGPFGSAASFVGVPFGAAAFPGAPFGAAAPLVNAPLGAAPLAVSSSQRLDYFNQFNAAFGPPAAGRLLAAGPAGVAALNAPPFPASRFQIQPTRLIAPGAFFF
- the LOC108152337 gene encoding uncharacterized protein LOC108152337, with translation MAPKMGPDLGLGLGVEQEQKREREQEREREPERDSIDGHNYAEIDVVNDSDFCYLTNLNNYYQEQRLNALRRGMPSLPEMKTTATSTSPWHEHEPKEDPPKSKPTLQVLRNPKKWRVTRAVDDIVKVMIIASSEHVLDYDVLW